Within the Mycobacterium gordonae genome, the region CCCTGGTGGCCTACGCGGTGGCGCTGAACTGCAGCGCCGCCGACACCGGATTACTGGCCACGACCGCGATCCCCCGCGCCTAGCCGGCACGCGTCAGTGTCGTGCGTCGCAGGCGGGAACACCCGCGCCTACGCTGGCGTTCGTAGGATTTGCAGATCACGTTCACTGATCAGCCTCCGTTCCGAAAGGCACGCATGACCGCTTCCTCAGACACCATCCACGATGTCATCGTCATCGGTTCCGGTCCGGCCGGATACACCGCAGCCCTCTACACCGCCCGCGCGCAACTCAAGCCGCTGGTCTTCGAGGGCATCTCGTTCGGCGGTGCGCTGATGACCACGACCGAGGTGGAGAACTACCCGGGGTTCCGAGACGGCATCACCGGCCCCGAACTGATGGACCAGATGCGCGAGCAGGCGCTGCGGTTCGGCGCGGACCTGCGCATGGAGGACGTCGAATCGGTGTCGCTGGAGGGGCCGGTCAAGACCGTCGTGACCGCCGAAGGCGACACGTTCCGGGCGCGCGCCGTGATCCTCGCCATGGGGGCGGCCGCCCGCTACCTGCAGGTGCCGGGCGAGCAGGAACTACTCGGCCGGGGGGTCAGCTCCTGCGCCACCTGCGACGGCTTCTTCTTCCGCGACCAGGACATCGCCGTCATCGGCGGCGGCGACTCCGCGATGGAGGAAGCCACCTTCCTCACCCGGTTCGCCCGCAGCGTCACCCTGGTGCACCGCCGCGAGGAGTTCCGCGCCTCCAAGATCATGCTCGCCCGGGCGCAGGCCAACGAGAAGATCACCATCTTGACCAATAAGGCCGTCCTGGGGGTCGACGGCGACACCTCGGTCACCGGGCTGCGCCTGCGCGACACCGTGACCGGGGAGGAGACGACGCTGCCGGTCACCGGCGTGTTCGTCGCGATCGGCCACGAACCGCGCTCGGCACTGGTCCGCGACGCCGTCGAGGTGGACCCGGACGGTTACGTGCTCGTGCAAGGACGCACCACCAGCACCTCCCTGGATGGGGTGTTCGCCGCCGGCGACCTGGTGGACCGCACCTACCGGCAAGCCATCACCGCGGCCGGCAGCGGCTGTGCGGCGGCCATCGACGCCGAGCGGTGGCTGGCCGACCACGAAGCGACCGGACCCGCCGACAGTACCGAATTGATTGGAGCACAACGATGAGCGATTCCGGCAAGTCCGCCACGATCGAGGTTTCCGACGCCTCTTTCGGCACCGACGTGTTGTCCAGCAATAAGCCTGTGCTGGTGGACTTTTGGGCCACCTGGTGCGGGCCATGCAAGATGGTGGCCCCAGTGCTGGAAGAGATAGCGGCCGAACGGTCGGACGCGCTCACAGTCGCCAAGATCGACGTGGACGCCAACCCCGAGACCGCACGCGACTTCCAGGTCGTCTCCATCCCCACGCTGATCCTGTTCAAGGACGGCGAGCCGGTGAAACGAATCGTCGGCGCCAAGGGCAAGGCGGCGTTGCTGCGCGAGCTCGCCGACGCCGTTCCCAACCTGTCCTGAGTACCGCTGTCGCGCGCTTCTCCTTGCAGAAACGAGCCCCGGACTGGCCTGGGCTTTTCCCGATATCGGCGAGGATCTGCGACAATAGCGATTAACTGCGCTGCTTTTGTCAGCGATGTCAATGAGTCCCGGAGGGCCCTTGGTATGCCGAGTCCGCGCCGCGAAGACGGCGACGCGCTGCGCTGCGGCGACCGCGGGTCCGCTGTCACCGAGATCCGGGCGGCGCTGGCCGC harbors:
- the trxB gene encoding thioredoxin-disulfide reductase, which translates into the protein MTASSDTIHDVIVIGSGPAGYTAALYTARAQLKPLVFEGISFGGALMTTTEVENYPGFRDGITGPELMDQMREQALRFGADLRMEDVESVSLEGPVKTVVTAEGDTFRARAVILAMGAAARYLQVPGEQELLGRGVSSCATCDGFFFRDQDIAVIGGGDSAMEEATFLTRFARSVTLVHRREEFRASKIMLARAQANEKITILTNKAVLGVDGDTSVTGLRLRDTVTGEETTLPVTGVFVAIGHEPRSALVRDAVEVDPDGYVLVQGRTTSTSLDGVFAAGDLVDRTYRQAITAAGSGCAAAIDAERWLADHEATGPADSTELIGAQR
- the trxA gene encoding thioredoxin; this encodes MSDSGKSATIEVSDASFGTDVLSSNKPVLVDFWATWCGPCKMVAPVLEEIAAERSDALTVAKIDVDANPETARDFQVVSIPTLILFKDGEPVKRIVGAKGKAALLRELADAVPNLS